The nucleotide sequence AGCAAACACTAAGCTATCTTGGGATTGGGATGGTTAAATTGCCACCTCTAGATTAGATATACAATTTTCCGTCTGTACTAACCAAAATCGTTTGAAACAGGGAATGACATGGTGTCCATATTCCTTGGGATTATAATCGGAATATTGTCAACGATTGTGACTAATCAACACGAAATTCAGCATCTAAATGAGCTATTAGAACAAGCTGAGAGCATGGTTCAAGATCTACACAAAAAACTTGAATCAAAAGATGGGTTTACCACACACGAGAATGGGACTGAGCCACATGGAACTGCAGCCGATAGTCCAAATGTTGATAACATTGGGTTCATGAGTGACATTGAGGCAGAACTTGAGGCCGAGCTTGAGCGATTAGAAGAAAATATGATGGGTCCCACCCTGCACAGATTGTCTAATGTTGTGGAGGTAAGCTACTAATTGCAGACGTGGCAACTTTAAAGATTCGTTTATAAATGGGTCAAGTTGGGTTATACTTTGTTTATAAATGGGTCAAGTTGGGTTATACTTTGTCTCTAATGGGCTAAACGGGTAACGTTAAACAAACAGTTAACTAGAAATAAGTGAAATGAGTCAAATTTCAGCCAAACTGTATTTGTAATGCATAAAACATTCTAAATCATTTGATTTAGATTGTTTCTGAACCTTCGTTTTTGACACAAACTATTTTTAACTAAACAAGTATTGGAAAATTGACTAAATCTTCTGGGTGAATCCACCTGCAGCGGTTTGTGTTTCGACCCACACCAGAATTACCTGTTTTGACACCCACCCCTACCAAGTTTGTCACCTTTACAAGTCGTGATTTTATGTTGCAGATTGATTCAGACGTCGAAGCAGACATGGCTAGAGAAAACTTGAACCTAGATGCACTCACATGGCACCTTGATAGCCGATCAGAATCTGACCAAGTTGACCATAAGGTCAAATGTGAAAGCACCGGGAAGCCCATTTACAGTCCCAATTACACCGTTTCATCGCTAGATTTAAGATTACGTCTTCATGAAGTAATTGAGTCAGAACTCAGAGCACGTATTGAGGAGCTGGAGGCAGTTCTAGAGAAACGATATAGTCAAAGTAGGCCCCACTCTCTAGAACAACAAGATAATAACTCTGTCTGGGACTTCGACCACACGAGAATTGAATCTTTCTCATCAACCCCTTAAGCTGCATACTAGTTATCATAGAGACAAccattgaagcatattgtacataTCAAACGGTATATATGAAGAAATGAAAGTATTTAAATTAGCAACTTTTCACATTTCTTATCCATGTAGATAAAAGTATTTACTGATAGAAAGAAACATGTTACTTACATGTTTAATGTTGATCATATCTTCTGTTTTTGTGACGAAAAAACTTGAACTATTTCCTTGAGTTTTAGCGAGGGAACTTAGATGAGTTCATATCTGAAAATTTGATTTAGGACCAACTATCACTATTTCCATCACTTGATTAACCTTTAAcaaaacataactacattaatatttaaaatcgaagAAATGTCAAATAAAAGCAATAGCATCAATTAACCTCAAATGCAAAAGATTTGGCAATAAACCTCAAATACAAAAGTTACCTTTTTTGGGCAAAAAACAAGGAGTATATTAGAATCGCAAATCATCGAAAACAATGATTTTGTAAAGGAACAAAAAATAGGGGTCATCAAAGACCCAATATAAAACAGACCAACGTGGTCAGTACAAAAGATTGCTTAGTTGCAAGGACATAGTTTTAAAAGCACCAATTCAACCAAGTGAGCCATCATAACAGAAATACAGGAGTAGATGTAGTGCAAGCAAAAGAAGTGAATCGTCCTAGGCCCGAATAAGCAACCACGGGTTGTTTTCCCAAACATAGAACTGATGAGAATGACATAGTTTTGCTCCGAGAGCCCAATGAAAAACTTTTTATTTTGATTTCTTTGACGATGTGCAACCAACATGAGACTTCAAATGGCCCATAAAGATGCAGGCCCGTTTAACCTCCAAAATTTCGAGGCATTAACACCCATTCCCGTAAACCAATCGGAAGTAAACATGATTGAAGTGGAGATCGTCCACCTAATATTCCGCCATGTGAACAACTCGGACCAAATTAAAAATAGAACTGATGAGAATGACATAGTTTTGCTCCGAGAGCCCAATGAAAAACTTTTTATTTTGATTTCTTTGACGATGTGCAACCAACATGAGACTTCAAATGGCCCATAAAGATGCAGGCCCGTTTAACCTCCAAAATTTCGAGGCATTAACACCCATTCCCGTAAAACAATCGGAAGTAAACATGATTGAAGTGGAGATCGTCCACCTAATATTCCGCCATGTGAACAACTCGGACCAAATTAAAAATGCCAAGGGGCAGTGTCAAAATAGATGATCGACTCTTTCTTCATTCAAGAAACAGTAATTACACCTCACATTTTGACCACGTTGAAGAATATGACAATGAAGAAGAACCGACTTCACCGGGAGACTTCCTTGTATTGCGAGTTAATGTAAGATTAGAACCTTGGTCGGTATTGGATCATGCCATATCATACGGGACCAACCCGGCACATTACAATTAACCAAAATTCGAACACCCTAAGTAACAGTGTATAACGAATCAGACGAGGGAGTCCAAGCCACCTTATCTATTCCATTTGGATCCAAAGTAACCGAATCCAGATCGGATAAGAGGGAAACATATTCCCAATAGTCAAACTCAGGAAGTGGGAACTGGATATGTAAAAACCAAATGAAGCCTGCACTAAGATTTGATACATGGTAAATAATTTTAAAAAAGTAAGCCCCCGGTGAGGATCGAACTCACGACCTTTGCCTTACGAAGGGAACGCACAACCACTATGCTACGGAGGCAGATCTTGTTGTCTAActgatgattttaaatataattagaatatttatgCGTTTACCACAGCTTTCTAGCCGTCCACGCCAATTATAATTACCACTGTATTCGTTACAAAGATTTATGCGACTTCCAATTCTCCGATTCTATTCCGGTATGATTTTTGGTTTCATCATGTGATCTATCTATTGTTTAATGGTTTTTTGTTACTGCATACTTAACTACTTTAactatcgtttttttttttttttttttctcgattTATTTTCGTTTCTGTTGTGAGCAACAAGTGTTCGATAAAATTCTCCAATGAGATTATTTAGTTTCTTTATAATATCTTCACACAAAAGCATTtaattgaacttaaattgttgatgtCGGTTGTGCAAATTTGATATCTATTTGAAACTCTTATAAAATTATGTGATCCTGATCTTTAATACAGTACTGATTTTAGGGTATCAGTAAGGGATTGTTGGACTAAGCTTATTTTGAGAGCTTATATACTTATAAAAATTCGGAAAAGCCATTAAAATCCAGCTTATTGGCTTTCAGAATTTTATAAATCTTTCAATCGTCAATTATGTTGTTTTATTTATAATCTTACCCTTTTAATATGTGTCTAGTTTAACTGAtcagaatttatatattatgtgtTTGAAACAGATCCTAGTTGAAGTTTCAGGATACATACATGATGGTTGTAGGAGCCCGAATTCGACTTAGAGGTTGGCAGCAGGCTGCAGTTGCCGTTGGGTCTGCAGTTGGTGCGTTAGTGGATCCAAGAAGAGCTGATTTGATAGCTGCTTTGGGGGAAACAACTGGGAAACCTTTTTTCGAGAGAGTTCTTGAAAGAATGAAAAGGAATCCTGAAGGCAGAGTATGATTTCTGTTAATTCTGCTATTTGTCTTATTCATTGTAGGTGAAACGAATGGGTGGGCAGGTTATGGGTCCTGTTTGAAATTGATAACTTTTAGTATGGGTAAAAAAAACTTGGTTGGTTGACCTGCAAACGCTACATATGTTTACGAAAACAATACTGGTATTACAATAGTAGTAATACAGTTTTGACTAAATGATTTGGAAGGTTTATCGTATGCCATAGAAGTACATTTTTGACGATCTTAAACCTGTTTGACATTTCCCCTTTTTGTTTTACTTGGCCTGTTTTTGAGATGAAAAGACAATCCAAACCGATTCATTTGTAATTGAATAGGTTGAAATTGCCAGCTGATATTTGTTCTCTTGTTCCATAACTTATGAGATGGGCTTAGGGTTTGAGCTGATTGGTATGTCCTATATTTTTATCATTGTGACTATCATATCGTGAGAAGACAATCTATTAAAAACTATTGAAACTTATCTTCTTATAAATATAATAATGCAGTACATTAGAGATCTATAGTTAGTGAAATGTTATGTATTGCCTTTTAAGAAATGTTTGCTATGACTTAACGAGTTTGAGGTATATTGGGGTAGGCATTTCTGTTGAATAGCTTCATCATCCACAAAACACACCTGAGAAACATAGAGTTTCAGAACATACTTTTCATTAGGAGGTTGTGAACACCTGACTACCTGAGTATGTTTTGTGGTTATTAGCCCATAAAATAATTAGGAAGTCGTAAACACTTAAGTATGTTTTGAACGACTGTTCCCTTTTCACATATATTTTAGGCTAACCCAGTTGACCCATTAACAATAAAGTCTAACCGGAAGTTGACTAATTATCACAGTAGCACATTGAACATGGATAATCTTATTAAAAAGTAATGTTAAAATCACACGGTCTGCAAGATCCAAAATTATTGGTTATACACTATCGGGTATGGTCATCTAAGTTTCATGGCTTAAGGTCTGTAATATAAATAAGCTTTCATGCATTTGTAGATTAGTTTGTCTAGCTATCTAAGTGCGATGGTTTATATGCGTCCAAAAAATGTCACAGAATTAGAATTTTCGTGAATCATATCATATGCATTATTTACTGAATGCAGTAACAAAAGAATAAAGAATCCTTGAATATCGGTTTTCCTCTCTTT is from Rutidosis leptorrhynchoides isolate AG116_Rl617_1_P2 chromosome 10, CSIRO_AGI_Rlap_v1, whole genome shotgun sequence and encodes:
- the LOC139872929 gene encoding uncharacterized protein → MEFWVVAAATGAGYVAKHWHNLSGGDKESPPSKISCDLSPQVQPETCQLLGKVPNSVFVLPKLAKGCLSEGDGSSAEDEHDECFDSYGNPLLEFRTKSLKRKSFSNLRSLVVNENSVDYQRKQTTQINDVKDDKIMFMDENGASMEAEFFEPASVMLPRRPEHISVKKFETRELHSQGNDMVSIFLGIIIGILSTIVTNQHEIQHLNELLEQAESMVQDLHKKLESKDGFTTHENGTEPHGTAADSPNVDNIGFMSDIEAELEAELERLEENMMGPTLHRLSNVVEIDSDVEADMARENLNLDALTWHLDSRSESDQVDHKVKCESTGKPIYSPNYTVSSLDLRLRLHEVIESELRARIEELEAVLEKRYSQSRPHSLEQQDNNSVWDFDHTRIESFSSTP